In Lysinibacillus sp. FSL M8-0337, the following proteins share a genomic window:
- a CDS encoding ABC transporter permease has protein sequence MTKGLQALFKIRETYIGIVATVAFQLIFFSIWMTAYDGINDRTDNLTIGYISEDTAFGQEVIDGLKESLPFASKDYSSIDMAEKDLENRYIHMMIHIPADFTAQLKAGKDANIIYSINQANASLAKTMMEGVAKQTTNEINHQLYPVQQGEIVKAFSQQFSQLPIEQNTALLVQDTVTTTIMGVKDRIVESTIMKTNDVKEFAANFVPLMVIISSFVGAMVMIMQHQQAAQMLQDSVSKWSLFFARQLLNFAVAFILPLLTIGLMQLFAISSDESLITIYLFQGFMYWAFLCLAQVFVILFGNLGMVFNICALSLQLVTSGVLVPNALLSEFYHRLASLLPATYGADGYYTIIFGGNTESLISNSSSLGMIIVVTLAIAIVAVALKKPKALQLNN, from the coding sequence ATGACAAAAGGATTACAAGCATTATTTAAAATTCGTGAAACCTATATCGGCATTGTCGCTACAGTTGCATTTCAATTAATATTTTTTTCTATTTGGATGACAGCATATGATGGCATAAATGATCGAACAGATAATTTAACAATTGGCTATATTAGCGAGGATACTGCCTTTGGGCAAGAAGTGATAGATGGGCTTAAAGAGTCTTTGCCCTTTGCGTCCAAAGACTATTCTTCCATTGATATGGCGGAAAAGGATTTGGAAAACCGTTATATTCATATGATGATTCACATACCTGCTGACTTCACTGCTCAGCTCAAAGCAGGTAAAGACGCAAACATTATTTATTCTATTAATCAGGCGAACGCAAGCCTTGCCAAAACAATGATGGAAGGCGTAGCAAAACAGACTACAAATGAAATCAATCATCAGCTATATCCTGTACAGCAAGGAGAAATTGTCAAAGCGTTTTCACAACAATTCTCGCAACTTCCAATAGAACAAAACACCGCCTTGCTTGTTCAGGATACTGTCACGACAACCATTATGGGTGTAAAAGATCGTATCGTTGAATCGACTATTATGAAAACAAATGATGTGAAAGAGTTTGCTGCGAATTTTGTCCCGTTAATGGTGATTATTTCTTCATTCGTTGGTGCAATGGTGATGATTATGCAACACCAACAAGCAGCGCAAATGCTTCAAGATAGCGTTTCGAAATGGTCTTTATTTTTTGCAAGACAACTGCTCAATTTTGCTGTTGCATTTATTTTGCCCTTACTAACAATTGGTTTAATGCAGCTATTTGCGATTTCGAGTGATGAAAGTTTAATTACTATTTATTTATTCCAAGGTTTTATGTATTGGGCTTTCCTATGTTTAGCACAAGTTTTTGTTATCTTATTTGGTAATCTTGGCATGGTCTTTAATATTTGTGCACTGTCATTGCAGCTTGTTACATCTGGTGTCCTCGTACCGAATGCGTTGCTTTCAGAATTTTACCACCGCCTCGCTTCTCTTTTGCCAGCGACATACGGTGCTGACGGCTACTATACAATTATTTTTGGCGGTAACACTGAAAGCTTGATAAGTAATAGCAGTTCATTAGGTATGATTATCGTTGTTACACTAGCAATCGCAATCGTAGCAGTTGCACTAAAAAAACCTAAAGCCCTACAGCTCAATAATTGA
- a CDS encoding TetR/AcrR family transcriptional regulator — translation MTVNDLRVVKTKQTLHNALLTLLSDKPLENISIAEICRVAKVNRGTFYLHYEQKEKLFEEYFQEIVEDLYHAYEEPYRAASTIIKNELDPNTIQIFHHIERFKLFYRIVFSKNVPLTYYYMLFDEIQSLLKRDLAQNKIGEIKTDFYSAYQANAIIGIIIEWYRHDFAESASELNKQLAAILRFEENSGNRHKQ, via the coding sequence TTGACCGTGAACGATTTACGAGTAGTCAAAACAAAGCAGACGTTACATAATGCATTGCTCACGTTGCTAAGTGACAAACCGCTAGAAAATATATCGATTGCTGAAATATGTCGTGTGGCAAAAGTGAATAGGGGGACATTTTATTTACATTACGAACAAAAGGAAAAGTTGTTTGAAGAATATTTTCAGGAAATTGTTGAGGATTTATATCATGCTTATGAGGAACCTTACCGTGCAGCATCGACTATTATTAAAAACGAGCTAGATCCAAATACGATCCAGATTTTTCATCATATAGAGCGTTTTAAACTATTTTATCGCATTGTTTTTTCTAAAAATGTTCCGCTAACCTACTATTATATGTTGTTTGATGAAATACAATCGTTACTAAAAAGAGATTTAGCGCAAAATAAAATTGGGGAAATAAAGACGGATTTTTATAGTGCTTATCAAGCAAATGCCATAATTGGCATAATAATTGAGTGGTATCGGCATGATTTTGCGGAAAGTGCCAGTGAACTAAACAAGCAACTCGCTGCCATTTTACGGTTTGAAGAAAATAGTGGAAATCGCCACAAACAATAA